Proteins from a genomic interval of Hydrogenophaga sp. PAMC20947:
- a CDS encoding GspE/PulE family protein, with protein MTFTPQKLQQPLGPFGVPTRQLVHTLPQLIDAQLAQHRLPIVGLRDALAQFRILEERTLDEVMAEDPDLLRSRSHELVDRLLLTDDELQRALARVAGVVEVEVLGFEVERQAFQTLPLRAAHGFHVVPLGMANENFFVASCTPTDDALHRQLCTQTGHTVRLVWASREAIERRLEVQDRVEHAGHANGSGQIADELRQRYLPRQHLGAQDDQTLVDDLVMQAMVEVGSGAEAEQLSSASESAGMVRLVNQMITEAQHTHVSDIHIETNAGDALTAIRFRKDGELEPYLWLPPKLRGPLVSRIKIMARLDIAERRRPQDGKIDFSEFGGKALELRVAVMPTHDGLEDVVLRLLESAKPLPLSQLGLQPRDQKTIAEFSQRTFGMVLAVGPTGSGKTTTLHSMLAEVNTAEHKIWTAEDPIEITQPGLRQVQMNPKIGLTFASAMRGFLRADPDIIMIGEIRDAETAKIAIEASLTGHLVLSTLHTNNASESVVRLLDLGMDPMNFADSLLGLVAQRLVRKLCTHCASERPLDAEGWEALLQEYLEGSDLSRPQAEIRLLEAAGAESPEQVHIRHAVGCQRCGDKGYKGRIGVYEILENSRAIKQLIQSRSRPSEIFAAAVNEGMRSLRHDALEKVVQGHIDLKQARSAYR; from the coding sequence ATGACGTTCACGCCACAGAAACTACAACAGCCTCTGGGTCCATTTGGAGTGCCGACCCGGCAGCTGGTCCACACGCTGCCCCAACTCATTGATGCCCAGCTGGCCCAGCACCGCTTGCCCATCGTGGGATTGCGGGATGCACTGGCCCAATTCCGCATCCTGGAAGAGCGCACCCTGGATGAGGTGATGGCCGAAGACCCCGATTTGCTGCGGTCACGCTCCCACGAACTGGTCGACCGCCTGCTGTTGACCGACGATGAGTTGCAGCGGGCGCTGGCACGGGTCGCCGGGGTGGTGGAAGTGGAAGTTTTGGGTTTTGAAGTCGAGCGCCAGGCCTTTCAGACTTTGCCGCTGCGGGCTGCACATGGATTTCATGTGGTGCCTCTGGGCATGGCCAATGAGAATTTTTTTGTGGCGTCGTGCACGCCCACCGATGATGCGTTGCATCGCCAGCTTTGCACACAGACCGGGCACACGGTGCGCCTGGTGTGGGCCAGCCGTGAAGCCATTGAGCGCCGGCTGGAAGTTCAAGACCGGGTCGAACACGCGGGCCATGCCAACGGGTCGGGCCAGATCGCGGACGAGTTGCGGCAGCGCTACCTGCCGCGCCAGCATCTGGGCGCGCAGGATGATCAGACGCTGGTCGACGATCTGGTCATGCAGGCCATGGTGGAAGTCGGCAGCGGTGCCGAAGCCGAGCAGCTGAGTTCGGCCAGTGAATCGGCGGGCATGGTGAGGCTGGTGAACCAGATGATCACTGAAGCACAACACACCCATGTTTCTGATATTCACATCGAAACCAATGCGGGCGATGCCCTCACCGCTATCCGGTTCCGCAAGGACGGAGAGCTGGAACCTTACCTTTGGCTACCCCCCAAATTGCGTGGCCCGCTGGTCTCCCGCATCAAGATCATGGCCCGGCTGGACATCGCAGAACGCCGTCGCCCACAAGACGGAAAGATCGATTTTTCCGAGTTTGGCGGCAAGGCGCTGGAGCTGCGCGTGGCGGTGATGCCGACCCACGACGGTCTGGAAGATGTCGTGTTGCGTTTGCTGGAGTCGGCCAAGCCGCTGCCCCTGAGCCAGCTGGGTTTGCAGCCGCGCGACCAGAAGACCATTGCCGAGTTTTCCCAGCGCACCTTTGGCATGGTGCTGGCCGTGGGGCCCACGGGGTCGGGAAAAACCACCACGCTGCACTCCATGCTGGCCGAGGTCAACACCGCCGAGCACAAGATATGGACGGCCGAAGACCCGATCGAAATCACACAGCCAGGCTTGCGCCAGGTGCAGATGAACCCCAAGATCGGACTCACTTTCGCCAGCGCCATGCGCGGCTTTTTGAGGGCCGATCCCGACATCATCATGATCGGTGAGATCCGCGATGCGGAAACCGCCAAGATCGCCATTGAGGCTTCGTTGACCGGGCACCTGGTGCTGTCCACGTTGCACACCAACAACGCCAGCGAGAGCGTGGTCCGTTTGCTCGACCTGGGCATGGATCCGATGAACTTTGCGGACTCGCTGCTGGGGCTGGTGGCGCAGCGCCTGGTGCGCAAGCTTTGCACCCACTGTGCATCGGAGCGCCCCCTGGACGCCGAGGGCTGGGAAGCCTTGCTGCAAGAGTACCTGGAGGGCAGCGATTTGAGCCGCCCACAAGCTGAGATTCGCTTGCTCGAAGCGGCGGGCGCTGAGTCGCCCGAGCAAGTCCACATCCGCCATGCTGTGGGGTGCCAGCGCTGTGGCGACAAAGGCTACAAGGGACGCATCGGTGTGTACGAGATTCTAGAGAACAGCCGCGCGATCAAGCAACTGATCCAGAGCCGCTCCCGGCCTTCGGAGATCTTTGCTGCGGCTGTGAACGAAGGCATGCGCAGCCTGCGGCACGACGCGCTGGAAAAAGTGGTGCAAGGCCACATCGATCTCAAGCAGGCGCGCAGCGCCTACCGCTGA
- a CDS encoding gamma-glutamyltransferase family protein translates to MTYRTPRSPNIARVALPLLLLGALTLAACTAPALPQRSVPAPQAAPAPVQPEIASGLTGKPGWTLNRQAVAAANPLATQAGVDILRAGGSAIDAAVAVQMVLTLVEPQSSGIGGGAFLMHHDGKRVQAFDGRETAPAAADERLFLDANGKPLPFMQAVVGGRSVGVPGTVAMLALAHRQHGKLKWASLFEPAIRLAEQGFPVSPRLFASLKEETALKADPVAAAYFYQPDGQPHPVGHLLKNPELAVVLRAIAQAGPNALLKGPVAQAIVNKVQQHPGNPGSLTLDDLARYQPIERSAICHAYTAPAVAGSNPREWSLCGFPPPSSGAIAIGQILGTLARVPAGAEPLGADGLPTPAYLHAYTEASRLAFADRALYLGDPAFVIPPASSWTSLLDPAYLDERARLISAQRMPTATAGSPKGIVSAWAPMPDQPEYGTSHISIVDDFGNALAMTTTIESGFGSRLMVTTNPDRPGGFLLNNELTDFSFAPADDQGRPVANRVEPGKRPRSSMAPTLVFDKASGKLIMSAGSPGGAFIIHYTAKTLLGVLQWGLLPQAAIDLPNFGSLGGALTLEEQRFPAATVEKLKALGHEVREAPLTSGLQAIARGQVHGAPVWLGGADPRREGVVLGD, encoded by the coding sequence ATGACATATCGCACACCCCGCTCCCCCAACATCGCCCGTGTCGCGCTGCCTCTGTTGCTGCTGGGCGCGCTCACCCTTGCCGCTTGCACCGCACCGGCGCTCCCCCAGCGTTCGGTGCCTGCGCCTCAAGCCGCGCCAGCGCCCGTGCAGCCTGAAATTGCCAGCGGACTCACCGGCAAGCCCGGATGGACCTTGAACCGCCAGGCGGTGGCCGCGGCCAACCCGCTGGCCACCCAGGCAGGTGTCGATATCTTGAGAGCGGGCGGCAGCGCGATCGATGCAGCAGTGGCGGTGCAGATGGTGCTCACCCTGGTCGAGCCCCAATCCAGCGGCATCGGCGGAGGCGCCTTCCTGATGCACCACGACGGCAAGCGGGTCCAGGCTTTTGACGGGCGTGAAACCGCACCCGCCGCAGCCGACGAGCGCCTGTTCCTCGACGCCAACGGCAAGCCTCTGCCTTTCATGCAGGCGGTGGTGGGCGGCCGTTCAGTGGGCGTTCCGGGTACGGTCGCCATGCTGGCCCTGGCCCACCGGCAACATGGCAAGCTCAAGTGGGCCAGCCTGTTCGAACCCGCAATCCGGCTGGCGGAACAAGGTTTCCCCGTGAGCCCGCGCCTGTTTGCCTCGCTCAAAGAGGAAACCGCGCTCAAAGCCGATCCGGTGGCCGCCGCCTATTTCTACCAGCCCGACGGCCAACCCCACCCCGTGGGTCACCTGCTGAAAAACCCAGAGCTGGCCGTGGTGCTGCGGGCCATTGCCCAGGCCGGCCCCAACGCCTTGCTCAAGGGCCCGGTCGCGCAAGCCATTGTCAACAAGGTCCAGCAACACCCCGGCAACCCGGGCAGCCTGACCCTCGATGACCTGGCCCGCTACCAGCCCATCGAACGCAGCGCCATCTGCCATGCCTACACGGCCCCTGCGGTGGCGGGCTCCAATCCCCGTGAATGGAGCCTGTGCGGCTTTCCGCCGCCCAGCTCGGGCGCGATTGCCATCGGCCAGATCCTGGGCACCCTGGCGCGTGTGCCTGCGGGCGCGGAGCCCCTGGGCGCCGACGGCTTGCCCACCCCCGCCTACCTGCACGCCTACACCGAAGCTTCGCGGCTGGCCTTTGCCGATCGAGCGCTGTACCTGGGCGATCCAGCTTTCGTGATCCCGCCCGCCAGCAGCTGGACCAGCCTGCTCGATCCAGCCTACCTGGATGAGCGCGCGCGCCTGATCTCGGCCCAGCGCATGCCCACGGCCACCGCTGGATCACCCAAAGGCATCGTGAGCGCCTGGGCGCCCATGCCCGATCAACCGGAATACGGCACCAGCCACATCAGCATCGTCGACGACTTCGGCAACGCACTGGCCATGACCACCACCATCGAGTCGGGCTTTGGCTCGCGGCTCATGGTCACCACCAATCCGGACCGGCCCGGTGGTTTTCTGCTCAACAACGAGCTCACCGACTTCAGCTTTGCACCAGCCGACGACCAGGGCCGACCGGTGGCCAACCGGGTTGAGCCCGGCAAACGGCCGCGCTCTTCCATGGCGCCTACCTTGGTGTTTGACAAGGCCAGCGGCAAGCTCATCATGAGCGCCGGCAGCCCGGGCGGTGCTTTCATCATCCACTACACCGCCAAAACGCTGCTCGGTGTTCTGCAATGGGGGCTGTTGCCACAAGCTGCGATCGACCTGCCCAACTTCGGCAGCCTCGGCGGCGCACTGACTCTGGAGGAACAGCGTTTCCCTGCGGCAACGGTAGAAAAGCTCAAGGCGCTCGGCCACGAGGTGCGTGAAGCACCACTGACCAGTGGCCTGCAAGCCATTGCGCGCGGCCAGGTGCACGGCGCGCCCGTGTGGCTGGGCGGCGCCGACCCCAGGCGCGAAGGCGTGGTGCTGGGGGACTGA